The Bacteroidota bacterium genome includes a window with the following:
- a CDS encoding SGNH/GDSL hydrolase family protein has product MGVLLVLGIAGELTARFMGFRPWTETIQTISIQPAGSFYQADSTLGYRGKPGKFDLSINNKLPFSVTHDSTGWRISSPHSMPDSLPEIWILGCSFTHGYGVNDMETYPAQLQELMPGYRVRNFGMDGYGTFQNWMTLRHELAKGQKPALVVLAYGAFHDQRNTANRYWRKALHGQQIAEGLRYPYIRLDENDSLHVHYAQLQYHPLPLQRHLALPSLIEERWNRNEDKGLRSKYVTEILIRRIAEASHQAGAHFVLAGIYRHEETTSMLRIFHLDRLHTVDISENLERPLLRISLDNGHPNPIAHQLMAVSLKKYLEQKVLK; this is encoded by the coding sequence TTGGGCGTACTTTTGGTGCTCGGCATCGCTGGCGAATTGACAGCGCGCTTCATGGGTTTCCGTCCATGGACGGAAACCATCCAAACCATCTCCATCCAACCGGCAGGCAGCTTTTACCAAGCAGATTCTACATTGGGTTACCGTGGGAAACCTGGAAAATTCGACCTTTCGATCAACAACAAACTTCCCTTTTCCGTCACGCATGACTCCACTGGATGGCGCATTAGCAGCCCACACTCGATGCCCGACAGCCTTCCCGAAATCTGGATTCTCGGCTGCAGCTTCACGCATGGGTACGGAGTGAATGACATGGAAACCTATCCCGCGCAACTGCAAGAATTGATGCCCGGCTACCGCGTGCGCAATTTCGGAATGGATGGCTATGGTACATTTCAAAACTGGATGACCCTGAGACACGAGCTTGCCAAGGGACAAAAACCCGCATTGGTCGTTCTCGCCTACGGCGCGTTCCATGATCAGCGCAACACCGCCAACCGTTACTGGCGCAAAGCGCTCCACGGTCAGCAAATCGCAGAAGGTCTGCGCTACCCCTACATCCGCCTCGACGAAAACGATTCGCTCCATGTACACTACGCACAACTCCAATACCATCCGCTACCGTTACAACGCCATCTCGCCCTTCCTTCCTTGATCGAGGAACGCTGGAACCGCAACGAAGACAAGGGCTTGCGCAGCAAGTACGTCACCGAAATTCTCATCCGGCGCATTGCGGAGGCAAGTCATCAGGCAGGTGCACATTTTGTGCTTGCAGGCATCTACCGCCATGAAGAAACCACCAGCATGCTGCGCATCTTTCACCTTGATCGCCTTCACACGGTCGATATCAGTGAAAATTTGGAAAGGCCCCTCCTTCGGATCTCGCTCGACAATGGTCATCCCAACCCGATCGCCCATCAGCTGATGGCCGTTTCACTGAAGAAATATCTGGAACAGAAGGTACTTAAGTAA
- a CDS encoding Hsp70 family protein: MARYIYGIDFGTSNSALAVLDVERHEIVKVLSIPSVLFFPESGGESLVGRAAIEGYIASEMRGRFMKSVKRILPNNRFRDTKIGSKRYTAEDLVALLLTALKAEADAWVGESVTTAVIGRPVIFDEDPERDALAQARLAKAVQIAGFEKYFFQFEPIGAAFTYEGSLAGETQVLVADFGGGTSDFSLMRLNPARALLRDRSADMRAKGGIYIGGDSFDSAIMWERGTPHFGRGLNFQSQPGKWLPLPITFFHNICYWDKMNFFDSVKIRNDIDDYYHFTGKRPELQNLKTLVEKNLTYQVFQQIEATKIALSTQNSAVFQVNMEGIRFKEKISLQAFSEEIIQEDLDRIDGYLGAFLEKQGVVADQVDVVFLTGGTSLVRPVRERLAARFGAEKLRSGDDFESVVKGLALSYRILGEGE; this comes from the coding sequence ATGGCCCGCTACATCTACGGCATCGACTTTGGCACGAGCAACTCGGCGTTGGCCGTTCTGGATGTGGAGCGGCATGAGATTGTCAAGGTTCTGAGCATTCCTTCGGTCCTGTTTTTTCCTGAGTCCGGCGGCGAATCCCTTGTCGGCCGCGCCGCGATCGAGGGGTATATTGCCAGCGAAATGCGGGGGCGGTTCATGAAGTCGGTCAAGCGCATCCTGCCCAACAACCGCTTCCGTGACACTAAAATCGGCTCGAAACGTTATACCGCCGAGGATTTGGTCGCCCTGCTGCTCACCGCACTCAAAGCCGAGGCTGATGCTTGGGTCGGTGAATCGGTAACGACCGCTGTCATCGGGAGGCCGGTGATCTTTGACGAAGACCCTGAGCGCGACGCCCTCGCACAGGCAAGGCTCGCCAAAGCCGTCCAAATCGCGGGCTTCGAAAAATATTTCTTTCAGTTTGAGCCGATCGGAGCGGCGTTTACCTACGAAGGCAGCTTGGCCGGGGAGACACAAGTGCTCGTCGCCGACTTTGGCGGGGGCACATCCGACTTCAGCCTCATGCGCCTGAACCCGGCGCGTGCGCTCCTGCGTGACCGTTCGGCAGATATGCGCGCGAAAGGCGGCATTTACATCGGCGGGGATTCTTTTGACTCGGCGATCATGTGGGAGCGGGGCACGCCGCACTTTGGCCGCGGGCTCAATTTCCAAAGCCAACCCGGCAAATGGCTGCCGTTGCCGATCACATTCTTCCACAACATCTGCTACTGGGACAAGATGAACTTCTTTGACTCGGTCAAGATTCGCAACGACATCGACGACTACTACCACTTCACAGGCAAGCGCCCCGAACTGCAAAACCTGAAGACCTTGGTCGAAAAAAACCTCACCTACCAAGTTTTCCAGCAGATCGAAGCGACCAAAATTGCGCTTTCGACGCAAAATTCGGCGGTGTTTCAGGTGAACATGGAGGGCATTCGGTTCAAGGAGAAGATCAGCCTGCAAGCATTTTCCGAGGAGATCATCCAAGAGGACCTCGACCGCATTGACGGGTATTTGGGGGCATTTTTAGAGAAGCAAGGCGTCGTGGCCGATCAGGTGGATGTCGTCTTTTTGACGGGTGGAACCTCGCTTGTGCGTCCCGTTCGTGAAAGGCTTGCGGCCAGATTCGGCGCTGAGAAACTGCGTTCAGGCGATGATTTTGAAAGCGTGGTCAAGGGCTTGGCGTTGAGCTACCGCATTTTGGGTGAGGGAGAATGA
- a CDS encoding dihydrofolate reductase family protein — MKTTIHIATSLDGFVADAANSVHWLESLSSDIGVFERILPFMQAVDGVVLGRKTYEAALEYGEWPYRKKQCLVVTSSTAQPTTPDTYFIRPEEVMDKANALGIQHLWVVGGGQLNGYMVEQGWIDELIVTVSPIVLGNGQPLMASLGKHTLLQLFDLYPLPDGFIELSYRLQRT; from the coding sequence ATGAAAACAACAATTCATATTGCCACGAGTCTCGACGGTTTTGTCGCCGACGCTGCCAACAGCGTACATTGGCTGGAAAGCCTTTCCTCCGATATTGGTGTTTTTGAACGCATTTTGCCGTTTATGCAGGCTGTCGATGGCGTCGTCTTGGGCCGCAAAACCTACGAAGCCGCATTGGAATACGGGGAATGGCCCTACCGCAAAAAACAATGTTTGGTCGTGACGAGTTCGACGGCGCAACCTACCACGCCGGACACGTATTTCATTCGCCCGGAAGAAGTGATGGACAAGGCGAATGCATTGGGCATCCAACACCTGTGGGTGGTCGGCGGCGGGCAATTGAATGGCTACATGGTCGAGCAAGGCTGGATTGACGAATTGATCGTCACCGTTTCGCCGATCGTCTTGGGCAATGGTCAACCGTTGATGGCTTCGCTGGGAAAACATACGCTCTTGCAATTGTTTGATCTCTATCCGCTGCCGGATGGTTTCATCGAGCTGAGTTATAGACTTCAACGCACCTAA
- a CDS encoding noncanonical pyrimidine nucleotidase, YjjG family, translating to MTRPKHIFFDLDHTLWDYETNSIETIRDLLVDFQAQMGREITFDEFYPIYYAHNHDLWVRYRKNEIDNLTLRYQRWRMAFADFGIEGAAWMDRMGEAFLEECPRKTALMPNAVELLDLVSTQFPLHIITNGFAEIQDIKLDCSGLRHYFDVIVTPDVVGEKKPHPKIFHEALQAANCSPEHALYIGDSYTEDMLGGSAVGMQVVYFNPKAKENPDGFREVQDLIELTDHLSFG from the coding sequence ATGACCAGGCCAAAACACATCTTTTTTGACCTCGATCATACCCTTTGGGACTACGAAACCAATTCGATAGAGACGATCCGTGATTTGCTGGTAGACTTTCAGGCACAGATGGGAAGGGAAATCACATTCGACGAATTTTACCCTATCTATTATGCCCACAACCACGATCTCTGGGTACGGTACCGCAAAAATGAAATTGACAACCTGACACTGCGCTATCAACGTTGGCGGATGGCCTTTGCTGATTTCGGGATTGAGGGCGCTGCTTGGATGGACCGTATGGGAGAAGCCTTTTTGGAGGAATGCCCACGCAAAACTGCGCTGATGCCCAATGCCGTTGAACTTCTCGACTTGGTCAGCACGCAGTTTCCGCTGCACATTATCACCAACGGCTTTGCCGAGATACAGGATATCAAGCTCGATTGTTCTGGTCTGCGCCACTATTTTGATGTGATTGTGACCCCGGATGTGGTGGGTGAGAAAAAGCCGCATCCGAAAATTTTTCACGAAGCCCTCCAAGCTGCCAACTGCTCCCCGGAGCATGCACTTTATATCGGCGACAGCTATACCGAAGACATGCTAGGCGGCAGCGCCGTCGGTATGCAGGTGGTTTATTTCAACCCCAAAGCCAAGGAAAACCCCGATGGTTTCCGGGAAGTGCAGGATTTGATCGAATTGACCGATCATCTTTCTTTCGGATAA
- the upp gene encoding uracil phosphoribosyltransferase, which yields MDKKVTIVGQDNSIFNQFLYELREQSIQGDRMRFRKNLLRCSQILAYELSKHMTFEKKAVTTPLGELEMQLPSDQPILISILRAGVPMHQGFLDYFDNADNGFISAFRQKTKGNDFVIKVEYAALPNVDERTVILIDPMIASGRSIVLCAQAITPAHGVPDKLFLAGLIASEEGLDYVRRHLPNAHIFVGAVDNELTAKAYIVPGLGDAGDLAYGSKTSG from the coding sequence ATGGATAAGAAAGTTACGATAGTCGGCCAAGACAATTCCATTTTCAACCAGTTTCTGTATGAGTTGCGGGAGCAATCGATTCAGGGTGACCGTATGCGGTTTCGGAAGAATCTCTTGCGTTGCTCACAGATTCTTGCTTACGAACTGAGCAAGCACATGACCTTCGAGAAGAAGGCGGTCACGACGCCTTTGGGCGAATTGGAAATGCAATTGCCTTCAGATCAGCCGATTCTCATTTCCATTTTGCGGGCTGGCGTGCCAATGCACCAAGGCTTCCTCGATTATTTTGACAATGCCGACAACGGTTTCATCAGCGCGTTCCGTCAGAAAACCAAGGGCAATGACTTTGTGATCAAGGTCGAATATGCGGCTTTGCCCAATGTGGATGAGCGAACCGTTATTTTGATCGATCCGATGATCGCGAGTGGGCGCAGCATCGTGTTGTGCGCGCAGGCGATCACGCCCGCACACGGTGTGCCCGACAAGCTGTTTCTTGCGGGTTTGATCGCAAGTGAAGAGGGTCTCGACTATGTGCGTCGTCACCTTCCCAATGCGCATATCTTCGTGGGCGCAGTGGACAATGAGTTGACTGCCAAGGCTTACATCGTTCCTGGTCTCGGAGATGCCGGAGACTTGGCCTACGGTTCCAAAACAAGCGGCTGA
- a CDS encoding glycosyltransferase, with product MKIESHSVTLQGDAKFSILIPTWNNLAYLQLCVDSIRRHSTYAHQLIVHVNEGSDGTLAWVRAQGLDHTYSTENVGVCHALNAAAKLAYTPYICFLNDDMAVLPGWDAALVQEIESIGHDRWFVSGTMIEPTDTHNPCALAPFDFGRTTADYREADLLASFSSWQKQDWSGATWPPNVVPKALWDEVGGYSVEFSPGMSSDPDFSMKLWQAGVRYFKGVAQSRVYHFQTKSTGKVKKNDGPRQFLEKWGITQGTFAKFYLRRGKAWKGSLSEPGPWLPLSLARLKSYFKKKL from the coding sequence ATGAAAATCGAATCCCATAGCGTGACGCTCCAAGGCGATGCCAAGTTCAGCATTTTGATTCCCACGTGGAACAATCTCGCCTACTTGCAGCTATGTGTGGATTCCATCCGGCGGCATTCCACCTACGCCCATCAGTTGATCGTCCATGTGAACGAAGGCAGTGACGGAACCCTCGCATGGGTGCGCGCCCAAGGGCTCGACCATACCTATTCCACGGAAAACGTGGGCGTCTGCCATGCGCTCAATGCTGCCGCCAAGCTTGCGTACACGCCCTACATCTGCTTCCTCAACGACGACATGGCCGTTTTGCCAGGTTGGGATGCTGCGCTCGTCCAAGAAATCGAATCGATCGGCCATGACCGTTGGTTTGTTTCCGGTACGATGATCGAGCCGACCGATACCCATAACCCCTGCGCCTTGGCGCCATTTGATTTCGGGCGCACGACTGCCGACTACCGCGAAGCGGATTTGCTGGCATCCTTCTCAAGCTGGCAAAAACAAGATTGGTCAGGTGCCACGTGGCCGCCCAATGTGGTGCCGAAGGCCCTTTGGGACGAGGTCGGTGGCTACTCCGTCGAATTCAGTCCCGGGATGTCGTCCGATCCTGATTTTTCCATGAAACTCTGGCAGGCGGGTGTGCGGTATTTCAAGGGTGTGGCCCAAAGCCGTGTTTACCATTTCCAGACCAAAAGCACGGGCAAGGTCAAAAAAAATGACGGCCCAAGGCAGTTCCTGGAAAAATGGGGAATCACCCAAGGAACCTTCGCCAAGTTTTACTTACGGCGAGGGAAAGCCTGGAAGGGTTCACTTTCCGAACCAGGACCTTGGCTGCCGCTCAGCTTGGCGCGACTTAAATCGTATTTCAAGAAGAAATTGTAA
- a CDS encoding polysaccharide deacetylase family protein, with the protein MSASPSIPKIAIVVAQRHPRVMYALETIFGAFLGMEYRILLLDEVAEDSSNGFFICSYLPNATPGIPAFPCNGLLYEDHIRPLNEIIPWEVPSSGKLLKEDLIARIFFVLSQYALLQPGKPLELDSHGRYPDSTGQLTVHQWLDEISEALQPLLSTPLPKPVFDFEITIDIDQPWKYLHKPRLVQWGGLLKDLAKGGNTTERWAVLTGKQADPFSVLELVKDICPIAKTKVFFLSGGQHPNDSRYDFGMDPYQTLIREWKSAGFEIGIHPSYMSSVDPEKMRSEKENLEKIVGPVSISRQHYLRYKTPETFRQLLELGIQRDYSLCQSTRSGAPTGVALPYRWFDLEHNTATSLVLVPAMVMDRSLLQYQGLQPSQAQTAIAEAISQIKAVGGKFVIILHNETFSESGEWKGWLSVIRKTVELLQQ; encoded by the coding sequence ATGTCGGCATCGCCCTCCATCCCCAAGATTGCCATCGTGGTCGCGCAGCGTCACCCGCGTGTGATGTATGCGCTGGAAACGATTTTTGGAGCGTTTTTGGGGATGGAATACAGGATTTTGCTTCTGGATGAGGTGGCTGAGGACTCTTCGAATGGGTTTTTCATTTGTTCCTATCTTCCGAATGCAACGCCGGGAATTCCGGCGTTTCCTTGCAACGGGTTGTTGTACGAAGATCATATTCGGCCGCTGAACGAAATCATCCCTTGGGAAGTACCGTCCTCCGGAAAATTGCTCAAGGAGGACCTGATTGCCCGCATTTTCTTTGTGCTGAGCCAATATGCACTCCTGCAGCCCGGCAAACCCCTCGAATTGGATTCCCACGGCCGCTATCCGGATTCCACCGGCCAACTGACCGTCCACCAATGGCTGGACGAAATCAGTGAGGCGCTTCAACCGTTGCTTTCGACGCCCCTTCCAAAGCCTGTTTTTGACTTCGAAATCACCATTGACATCGATCAGCCCTGGAAATACCTGCACAAACCAAGGTTAGTGCAGTGGGGTGGCTTATTGAAGGACCTTGCAAAGGGCGGAAATACCACCGAACGCTGGGCTGTACTCACGGGTAAGCAAGCGGATCCGTTTTCTGTACTGGAATTGGTAAAAGACATTTGCCCGATCGCAAAAACCAAGGTCTTTTTCCTCTCCGGCGGTCAGCATCCCAACGACAGCCGCTACGACTTCGGGATGGATCCCTACCAAACCCTCATCCGCGAATGGAAATCGGCAGGCTTTGAAATTGGTATTCACCCCAGTTACATGAGCTCGGTCGACCCGGAAAAAATGCGTTCGGAGAAGGAAAATCTGGAAAAGATCGTGGGGCCGGTTTCCATTTCCCGCCAACATTACCTGCGCTACAAAACTCCGGAGACCTTTCGGCAACTGCTCGAATTGGGCATACAGCGCGATTACAGTCTGTGCCAAAGCACGCGATCAGGCGCACCGACGGGTGTGGCGTTGCCCTATCGCTGGTTTGACCTCGAACACAACACCGCCACCTCACTTGTCCTTGTTCCGGCCATGGTGATGGACAGGAGCCTGCTGCAATACCAAGGGTTGCAACCGTCGCAGGCCCAAACGGCCATTGCCGAGGCGATCAGCCAAATCAAAGCCGTAGGCGGAAAATTTGTGATTATCTTGCACAATGAAACGTTTAGCGAGTCCGGCGAATGGAAAGGCTGGCTTTCTGTGATTCGCAAGACAGTTGAATTGCTCCAACAATGA
- a CDS encoding DUF1573 domain-containing protein, with amino-acid sequence MKQFLLALLLPAALLASCQQETAGAKITDPIPVTTVSDEAAPAVTSIAFAETSFKFGQVQKDVPVRHRFTFTNTGTADLILETVKPACSCTATDYTKDPVKPGESGYIEAEYGAKTVGTFSKTVTITANTDPKNVILAFEGEVVE; translated from the coding sequence ATGAAACAGTTTCTTCTTGCCTTGCTCCTTCCCGCCGCTTTGCTCGCATCCTGCCAACAGGAAACGGCTGGCGCAAAAATCACTGACCCAATTCCCGTGACCACCGTCTCGGATGAGGCTGCTCCCGCTGTGACCTCGATCGCCTTCGCCGAAACCTCCTTCAAATTTGGCCAAGTCCAAAAGGATGTGCCTGTCAGGCACCGGTTCACCTTCACCAACACCGGAACTGCAGATCTTATTTTGGAAACCGTCAAACCTGCCTGCAGCTGTACGGCCACGGATTACACCAAAGACCCCGTCAAGCCGGGTGAATCCGGCTATATCGAAGCCGAATATGGCGCAAAGACCGTTGGAACGTTCAGCAAAACGGTCACCATTACCGCCAACACGGATCCCAAGAATGTCATCCTGGCATTTGAAGGTGAAGTGGTGGAGTAA
- a CDS encoding small multi-drug export protein, whose translation MAEFLQWLSVIGMSTLKVIPALVMAMAYGMKHWEIFVGLFSGSMIGVGFFTFFGLRIIKWRKERRRRLGIVKPLNYRKARKYKRMWIRFGLPGIALLTPIFFGPAIGAVIAIIFERSQMRIFLYMGVSIAVWSAIFALLGHQVLELIH comes from the coding sequence ATGGCAGAGTTTCTTCAATGGCTGAGTGTGATCGGAATGTCTACCCTCAAGGTGATTCCGGCGTTGGTGATGGCGATGGCCTACGGAATGAAGCACTGGGAAATTTTCGTCGGGCTGTTTTCGGGAAGCATGATCGGAGTGGGCTTCTTCACCTTTTTCGGTCTGCGCATCATCAAGTGGCGCAAGGAAAGGCGTCGTCGTCTCGGCATCGTCAAACCGCTCAATTACCGCAAAGCCCGGAAATACAAGCGGATGTGGATTCGATTTGGCCTTCCGGGGATCGCCTTGCTGACCCCGATCTTCTTCGGTCCGGCGATCGGAGCGGTGATCGCGATCATCTTTGAACGGAGCCAAATGCGCATCTTCCTGTATATGGGCGTGAGCATCGCCGTTTGGAGTGCCATTTTTGCTTTGTTGGGACACCAAGTGCTTGAATTGATTCATTGA
- a CDS encoding co-chaperone GroES: MKTRTENTPAEKLARLIIVGDRVLIKPKAETERTKTGLFLPPGVEEKEEIGWGWIMKIGPGYPIPVPTDDSLEPWKEADERIKYVPLQTKVGDLAIFLKRAAFEVIYEDEKYFIVPQGSILMLERDEDLIN; encoded by the coding sequence ATGAAAACCAGGACGGAAAATACTCCCGCTGAAAAACTCGCACGCCTCATCATCGTGGGTGACCGCGTGCTGATCAAACCGAAAGCCGAAACCGAACGCACGAAAACTGGATTGTTTTTGCCGCCGGGAGTCGAAGAAAAAGAGGAAATTGGCTGGGGATGGATCATGAAAATCGGTCCGGGCTACCCGATACCAGTGCCGACCGACGATAGCCTCGAGCCCTGGAAAGAGGCAGACGAACGGATCAAATATGTGCCGCTGCAAACCAAGGTTGGGGATTTGGCCATCTTCTTAAAGCGCGCTGCCTTTGAAGTCATCTACGAAGACGAAAAATATTTCATCGTGCCACAGGGTTCGATCTTGATGCTCGAACGCGACGAGGATTTGATCAATTAA
- a CDS encoding response regulator transcription factor, whose translation MKRKILIVEDENAIRFLLRENLEYEGYEVLEAENGLLALEIVEKSSPDLILLDLMLPQMSGMEVCKRLRAMGKVVPVIMLTSRGQQMDKVIGLKAGADDYITKPFDILELCARIEALLRRSGKPSENTKLFHVGKVEIDFQAQVVRRNGEETELTRMESELLRYLILNEGKILTREQILADVWGHDYLLSMRTIDTHVTHLRKKIEENPAEPTHILTVHRVGYRFQV comes from the coding sequence ATCAAACGCAAGATCCTGATCGTCGAGGACGAAAATGCCATCCGCTTCTTGCTGCGGGAAAACCTCGAATACGAAGGTTATGAAGTCCTGGAGGCTGAAAATGGCCTATTGGCACTGGAAATCGTCGAAAAGTCAAGTCCTGATTTGATCTTGCTCGATCTGATGTTGCCACAGATGAGTGGCATGGAGGTCTGCAAACGCCTACGCGCAATGGGCAAGGTGGTTCCCGTGATCATGCTCACTTCGCGCGGACAGCAGATGGACAAGGTGATCGGCCTGAAGGCAGGAGCCGATGACTACATCACCAAACCCTTTGATATTCTGGAGCTTTGCGCCCGTATCGAAGCCTTGCTCAGACGTAGCGGCAAGCCTTCCGAAAACACCAAATTGTTCCACGTGGGCAAAGTCGAAATCGACTTCCAAGCCCAAGTGGTGCGCCGCAATGGCGAGGAAACCGAGCTCACCCGCATGGAAAGCGAGTTGTTGCGCTACCTGATCCTCAACGAAGGGAAAATCCTCACGCGCGAGCAAATCCTCGCCGATGTTTGGGGACACGATTACCTCCTGTCCATGCGCACGATCGACACCCACGTCACGCACTTGCGCAAGAAAATCGAAGAAAACCCTGCGGAACCAACGCATATTTTGACGGTCCACCGGGTGGGGTATCGCTTTCAAGTGTAA
- a CDS encoding BlaI/MecI/CopY family transcriptional regulator codes for MSKKLLTGLELQVMNQLWDREKAFVKAVVDEWPHEPKPAYNTISTVVRILEEKGFVSHEAFGRSHQYFPLVKREEYQKNLMKSVLQNVFSGNVTSMVSTLVDNEDISSKELDAIRKMIDEAE; via the coding sequence ATGAGCAAGAAGCTATTGACAGGGTTGGAATTGCAGGTGATGAACCAGCTTTGGGACCGCGAAAAGGCGTTTGTCAAGGCCGTGGTCGATGAATGGCCCCACGAACCCAAACCCGCCTACAATACGATTTCGACGGTGGTGCGCATCCTTGAGGAGAAAGGTTTCGTATCCCACGAGGCGTTTGGCCGCTCTCACCAGTATTTTCCATTGGTCAAGCGCGAGGAATACCAGAAAAATCTCATGAAATCCGTGCTGCAAAATGTGTTCTCGGGCAATGTCACCTCCATGGTTTCGACCTTGGTGGACAACGAGGACATTTCCAGCAAGGAATTGGATGCCATCCGCAAAATGATCGACGAGGCCGAATGA
- a CDS encoding M56 family metallopeptidase, whose protein sequence is MSLLSYIFSTILLSWMGIGAYLLLRQFRPSFLSRRIVLWLVLTVSLVLPLTPPFTQTNYRHITVQQDAKASEGKTFISPVPVGATSVQDFCHCAKPHAGDVILYQTSLVYDFLLRHQMVLLALLTGFGFLLTLRIFVQLGRLMVQTRRHAAEWLDIDGKQVRIVRDMPGLSAASLRLGGKYIFWSESLDQMPALDQQAVLLHEYSHIRQANSWEKIFLAVLQLIWWVNPVFYFISKELELLSEYAADAYAVAHTGGRKHYAGLLLRMKTGEAFAPLQFFKGSRLRHRVETILQTKPAPKMHLATATLLWIALVLPGQLLAKAIVKEQLQDIEVYEFLKERNTETGQVQFCRKCTYEVWQNCYEEPVEECEE, encoded by the coding sequence ATGAGCTTGTTGAGCTATATCTTCTCTACGATTTTGCTCTCTTGGATGGGCATCGGTGCCTATTTGCTCCTGCGTCAATTCCGGCCTTCGTTTTTGTCCCGCCGCATCGTCCTTTGGCTCGTGCTCACCGTGAGTCTGGTCTTGCCACTGACGCCGCCATTTACCCAGACCAATTACCGCCACATCACCGTTCAGCAAGATGCCAAGGCCTCCGAAGGCAAGACCTTCATCAGTCCGGTGCCGGTCGGTGCGACAAGCGTGCAGGATTTTTGCCATTGCGCCAAGCCGCATGCCGGCGACGTGATCCTCTACCAAACAAGTTTGGTCTACGACTTCCTGCTGCGCCACCAAATGGTGCTGCTTGCCCTGCTCACCGGATTCGGCTTCCTGCTCACCTTGCGCATTTTCGTGCAGCTCGGCCGGTTGATGGTGCAAACGCGCCGCCACGCAGCGGAATGGCTTGACATCGACGGCAAACAAGTGCGCATCGTGCGCGACATGCCCGGCTTGTCGGCAGCCTCCCTTCGATTGGGCGGCAAATACATTTTCTGGAGCGAATCCCTCGATCAAATGCCCGCCTTGGATCAGCAAGCCGTTTTGCTCCATGAATACAGCCACATCCGTCAGGCAAATTCCTGGGAAAAGATCTTCCTTGCCGTGTTGCAGCTGATTTGGTGGGTCAATCCCGTGTTTTATTTCATCTCCAAGGAACTCGAGCTCCTCAGCGAATATGCCGCCGATGCCTACGCGGTCGCACATACGGGTGGGCGCAAGCATTATGCGGGCCTGCTCCTGCGCATGAAGACGGGCGAAGCCTTTGCGCCGCTCCAATTTTTCAAGGGCAGCCGCCTGCGCCACCGCGTGGAAACGATTCTCCAGACCAAACCGGCCCCCAAAATGCACTTGGCCACGGCGACGCTCCTCTGGATCGCCCTCGTTCTCCCCGGTCAATTGCTCGCCAAAGCCATCGTCAAGGAGCAATTGCAAGACATCGAAGTCTATGAATTCCTCAAGGAACGCAACACCGAGACCGGCCAAGTCCAATTTTGCCGCAAATGCACCTACGAGGTCTGGCAAAATTGCTACGAGGAGCCTGTGGAGGAATGTGAGGAATAG